ATCGACCGGGCTATACAGGCTGCTGACAGCCTTGACCGATTCCACTTCGCCGAACTCTTTGCCAGCCGATACTTTTGCGCCGACTTTAGGGAGCACCATGTGCACCAAGTCGGTGAGTTGATGCACGGCAAAGGCGGTGATGCCAATGGTGCCAACTTTGCGTCCGTCGACATCGGCTACATGCACCCACTCGTGCGATTCGGCGTACAGCAATTCCTCAGGTTTCATACCAGCCTCGAGATTAAACGAAGAGAGTCAGTTGCAGTGAAATCTTATGCCTGTCGTCTGCCCAGATCTTCCGGCCGACGAGCTTGAACAAGCCATTACGAAGTTTTGGGCCGTTTGTAAAACGGAAGGGAAACAACGCGAGCCGTTTCCATAGTGCCGCGAATATCGACGGCCAGTTCGGTTCCGACAGCGGCCAGTTGTGGCTCAACGTAAGCCATGGCGATTGCTTTTTGAACCGTGGGTGCAAAAGCGCCGCTGGTGACTTCCCCTACTCGCTTGTCGCCGGAGTAGACCGCATAGTGCTCGCGGGCAGCGCGACGGCCAGCCAGTTCGAGACCGACACGGACAGGTCGCTCTTTGTCGGCGCGACGATTCAGAATCGCTTGACGCCCCAGAAACTCGCGACCTTCGAGGGTCACTGCGAAATCGAGCCCCGCCTGCAGCGGATCGAGCGATTCAGAGAGTTCGTGGCCATAAAGGGGCATCGCGGCTTCAAGACGCAGCGTATCGCGTGCGCCAAGTCCGGCCGGCGCGGCACCGACACTCACCCCATGCTCGAGGCATTTGTCGCAGAAATCTTTCGCTGCCTCAGCTGGCAGGATCACTTCGCAGCCATCTTCACCCGTGTAACCCGTGCGGCTGACAATGCCTGGCTTGCCGCAGATGGTGGTTTCTGTGCCGGTGTAGTACGAGAGTCCGCCGACATCCACACCCACCAGCGGTTCGACCACAGCCAAAGCCTTAGGACCTTGCACGGCGATCATCGCGGTTTCGAGAGTTCGGTCGTCGAGCGTCACGTCGCCGGAGGCTGGAAGATGTGCCTGGAAATGGCTCACAATCTTGTCGCGGTTGCTCGCATTCACCACGACGAGGGCATAGAGTCCGCCCCCATGCTGCTGCAAATGGTAGACGAGAATATCGTCGAGAATTCCGCCTGCTTCGTTGCAAACGAGGCCGTAGCGAATCTTTCCAGGACCCATGCCAGCCACTTTACGAGTGACAAGCGAATCGAGGTATGCGAGAGCGCCTGGTCCTTCGACACGAAGTCGACCCATGTGCGAGACATCGAAGAGACCGGCCTTGTTGCGGACGGTGTTATGCTCTTCGACGATCGAGCCGTATTGAACCGGCATACTCCAGCCGGCGAAATCCACCATGCGACCACCGCGGGCAACGTGCCAATCGTGAAGCGGCGTTTGACGAAGCGACGCGGTCATCGAGCTTTCCATGAAGCGAGGCCCAAGGTTCAAGGAAGGCGGAGAGTCGGACAACCTCGTGAAGAGAAGTGCGAACGCACGTTCCCCACGGGTGGATGCCGACAACGCTTCCCAAGACGGGCGGTCGCGGTGGTAATAGGATGTTAAAGAGCACAAATCAGAGAACTTCGTGCATTCTAACGCTCGGGCGGACGCTTGCTAGGGGCAACGGGGGACAGAAATTCGGTCGTCCAGTGATAGGCCAATAAACCTTGTCCGAGGCTTGACTTCGCCACGAAATCTGCCGACAATCTAAATAGTTTTGACTGCCCAAAACTTGTTTTTCTACAAACAAAACCACTGCCGCTGCGGCGTTTCTACGCCTAGCAACTGAACGTTAGTCATTACTATGATTCGAGTTATGGGAAGTGCGGCTCATCCGCTGGTGTCCTTTGTCTCGCTCGCAATCCTGCTGCTGGCCCTGACAGCAGGATGTGAGAAATCAGCGAGTTCGTCGATTTCAGCCATACCGCCAGCAGATAGCATCGACTTTACCTTTCGCCGTAAATCGGCCCCTCAGCCGATCAAAATCGTTTGCACGACCGGCATGGTGGCCGACCTGGTCCGTAACGTCGGCGGCGACGAGGTGGAAGTGACGCAGCTGATGGGAGCTGGCGTCGATCCGCATCTCTACAAAGCTTCGCCGGGGGATGTCGCCAAACTCTCGTCGGCCGATATGGTTTTCTTCTCCGGCTGGCATCTCGAGGGGAAGATGTCGGAGTTTCTCGCGCGGCTATCAGCCTCGCGCCCCAGTGTGGCTGTGGCCGAGGGGATCAAGAGCGAAAAACTTTTGAGCGACGAGCAAGGTCTGCACGATCCCCATTTGTGGTTCGATGTGCAGCTTTGGTCGCTCGCGGCAGCTCGTGTGAAAGAGGCGCTCGCTCGATTCGATCCCGAGCGCGCCGAGGGGTACGAGCAGCGACTGGCCGATTATCAAAAGCGACTCGAAGAACTCGACCAATACGCCCGCGAAAAACTTGCGACGATCCCTCCGCAGTATCGTGTAATGGTGACTGCCCACGATGCGTTTCGCTACTTCGGCCGGGCCTACGATTTGGAAGTTCGCGGCATTCAAGGACTCTCAACCGACAGTGAAGCGGGAGTGCGGCAGATCAACGAACTCGTCGATTTTCTCGTCGCGAGAAAGATCAAAGCCGTGTTTGTCGAATCGAGTGTGTCGGATCAAAATATGCGTTCGCTGCTCGAAGGTTGCGCTGCACAGAATCATCCTGTCGTGATAGGTGGCGAACTCTACAGCGACGCGCTCGGTAGCGAAGCAAGTGGCGCATCGACTTATGAGGGGATGGTTCGCCATAATGTCGACACGATTGTGAAAGCTCTCGAGTAAGCATGTTTCCAGCCAGCCACGTCTCCCCTGCCCGCTAGTTGCTCCCCATGTCACCCGCCAAGCCTCCGGTTCTCGACATTCACGACGTCACGGTTGCCTATCATCGCAAGCCGGTGCTCTGGAACGTCGACCTTGTGATGCCCGAGCCACAATTGGCGGCAATTGTCGGCCCTAATGGAGCGGGCAAAAGCACGCTGATCAAAGCAGTGCTGGGACTCGTGCCGATGGCAGGTGGCAATGTGAAAGTGCTGGGTGAAGATGTGTCGCGCGTGCGTCAGCGCATCGGCTATGTGCCACAGCGAGAAAGTGTCGACTGGGACTTTCCGGTCACCGTGCTCGATGTCGTGCTGATGGGAACCTACGGCCGCTTAGGATGGCTCCGCCGCCCCGGAAATGCCGAGAAATCGTGGGCTCGCGAGTGCCTGGCTCGCGTGGGGCTGGCAAGTCTCGAGCAGCAGCAAATCGGGCAACTCTCGGGGGGACAACAGCAGCGAGTGTTTCTCGCACGTGCTCTGGCGCAGCGGGCTGATGTCTACTTTATGGACGAGCCGATGGCAGGGGTCGACGCCGCGACCGAGCGCATTATTTTCGAACTCCTGAGTGAACTGCGCCGCGAGGGTCGCACCATCATTGCTGTCCATCACGACCTACGCAGTGTGCCACGCTATTTCGATTACGTCGTGCTGCTGAACGTTCGCAAAGTCGCCTCGGGACCGATGAAAGAAACCTTCACCGACGACAACTTACGCAAGACTTATGGTGGCCGACTCGCGGTGCTCGATGCCGCCGCTGAAGCAATTGAGTCGCACGAGGCGCAGCGGTGATGTTCTACTACAACACCATCGTCGTACTTGCGGGGGTCGGTTTGCTCGGAGCAGGGAGCGGACTAGTTGGCGCTCTCGGTGTCTTGCGGCGGCGCTCGCTGCTCGGAGATGCCCTCGCCCACGCTTCGCTCCCGGGAATCTGTCTCGGATTTCTCGTCGCTGGCTCGCGCAACATTCCGCTGATGATGCTTGGAGCACTCGCAAGTGGCGTGCTGGGAATCGTTGCCATCGGCGCTTTGTCGCGCTACACACGCATCCGCGAAGATTCTTCCATCGGCATCGTTTTGAGCGTCTTTTTTGGGCTCGGCGTGGTCATGAGCCAAATGATTCGCAACCACACGCAGCATGGCAGCACTGCGGGGCTCGAGTCATATATCCTTGGCAAAACCGCAGGCATGACACGCGGCGATGTCTATGGAATTCTCGCGATCGCGATCGCTTGTGTCGTGCTGGTGGTGCTGCTGCACAAAGAGCTGAAACTTGTCGCCTTCGATGCCGATTTCGCCAAGTCGCTCGGCTGGCCGGTCTATGCCATCGACCTGGCGCTCATGACACTCATCGCGCTGGCGGTCGTCGTGGGACTGCATGCTGTGGGTGTGGTGCTGATTGCCGCCATGCTCATCATGCCGGGTGTGAGTAGCCGCTTCTGGACCGATCGTTTCTCGACACTCCTTCTGCTCTCGGGCATTTTGGGCCTGTTTATTGGCGTGATCGGAACGATGATCAGTGCCGAATATCAGTTGATGCCTGCCGGGCCACTGATCGTGCTGACAGGAAGCACGGTGTTTATGTTTTCGCTTTTGTTTGGAACGCGACGTGGACTCATCGCGCGCGGCATTGCAGCGTATCGCTATCAGCAGCATTACGCCCGGCGACAGCTACTCGTTAAGCTCTTCGATTTTCTCGAGAAAACGAATTTCCAGTCGACAGAGATTTCGCTCGACGACTTGGCGATTGCCAGCCAATCGACCGCACGCAGTATTCGCCAAGCGCGCGATCAGATGGTGGTAGCCGGACTGGCCAACTTCACGGCGTCTAAAAAGTTCGAACTCACCACCGATGGACTCGTGGCTGCACGCGATGCCGCGCGCGACGAGCGACTCTGGTTTGAGTATCTCGTGGTCTACCCGGAACTCTCGTCGCAAGTCGACCTCAGCGTGAGCTCGATTCGCGATCTGGTTGACGATTCCATCGTGGTCAAACTCGAACGATCACTCAAGACAGCCGCGATTTGGCCCGAGATTCCCTCGCGACTTCCGACACCTGTGCTAGAGAAGAATCAAGACATTTCCTCGACCACGGGGAGACCTTGATGCACGACCCAGCAAACGAGAACCGCGTCACGACAGCCTGGTCGCGCAACCGTAGCGATGCTGTTTGGTTGATGCTCTACCTCACCTGTGCTGCGATTGTCGCCGCGCTGGCGAGCTATAGAACCATCGACGACACGAATCGCCTCCTCGCGCTACGCACCATGGCGATCGGTGTTTGCTGCGGTGCGAGCTGCGCGCTAGTGGGATGCTATCTCGTCCTTCGCAAAATGAGCCTGCTTGGAGACGCAATCAGCCACTCGGTGCTGCCTGGCATCGCCATCGCCTATTTTCTCACAGGCCAAGTCACTGGCTGGCCACTCCTGGCGGGAGCGATGGTGGTGGGTGTGCTGACGAGCTTTCTCACGCAAACAATTCACTGGATCGGTCGGGTCGCGGAAGATGCCAGCATGGGGGTCGTCTACACCACGCTGTTCGCGGTCGGCGTGATCATGATGCAGACCTGGGCTCCGCGTGCGCATCTCGATGCTGACTGCGTGCTGTATGGGCAAATCGACTATGCGGCCGCTGATCTAGCCTCCCTAGCAGGCTACGATATCCCCCGCTCCCTTTCGCTTTTGGTCCCTGTGCTTGGCGTCGTGCTGCTCCTGGTCGTAATACTCTGGAAGCAGCTGAAAGTGACTGCTTTCGACCCCGCCCATGCCACTGCCATGGGAATTCCAACGGCGGCGATTCACTACATTCTGATGGCAGCCGTGGCTGTTGTGTGCGTGGCGTCCTTCGAGTCGGTCGGCTCGATTCTCGTCGTCGCCATGCTGATTGTTCCCGCCGCCACGGCTCAGCTGATCGCCGACCGCTTGGTGTGGATGATGGTATGGGCAACAGCAATCAGCTGCGTGAGCGCGGTGCTTGGCACACTGGTCGCATTTTCGCTCGACACCACGGTGGCAGGTGTAATTGCGGTGGTGAGCGGACTACAGTTCGCGATTGCGGTGTTCATTGCGCCACGCCAAGGGCTAGCGAGCAAATGGCTTCGAAATTTGTCACTTGCCATCCGCATTCGGACCGAGGATTTCCTCGCGAAGCTCTACCGCCATGAAGAAACGCCGCTGACTTCGCCCATGGCCACCACCACCTCCCTGCTCGACCACATTGCAGTGTACGTGGCCTGGCGACGCGATTTGATTGCACGTGGCGCGCGAGGTGTCTGGAAGCTGACCGACTCGGGTCTGGAATCGGCACAGCGTGTTGTGCGAGCCCACCGGCTGTGGGAAGCGTATCTCGACACGCACTTCGACTTGCCGCGAGACCACTTGCACGAACCGGCCGAGTACATGGAACACTACTTAAGCGAACCGCTACAGCAGGAAATCGATGCGGAACTCGCAGGTCGTAGCATCGATCCCCACGGCAAACAGATTCCCGCCCTTGCCCCTCGCAAACCGGCCGAGAGCGCGAGTGAAATCCGCGACAACCAGAAACGCTAACAAGCCTTGCGGAAAATGTGTTGCGCTTTGGCCTTAGCCAATCAACGGCTCGCTGACGGTGCTGCTGCGAGCGATCAACTCACCCGGCACCACCACTTTCATCGGCGGCGCGCCGACACTTTTGCGACGCCAGCGCATCACATCCAGCGCTCGTGCCGCTACGGTTTTGGCAGGGTAGGTATAGGCGGTAATCCCAATCGAGAAACTCTCGCCCAGCCCCAGGCTATAGAACGCCGCTACAGCCGTATCGGTGGGAACCGACTTTCCTCGACGCAGCAGCTCCATCACCACCCCGATCGCGGCGTGCTCATGAAAACAGATCACACTGTCGGCCTTCCAGGCGATAAGTTGATCGGTGAAATCGGTGTAAGTGGCCCCCACGGTTTTCGCGGTCGATTGGCCAATCACTAGCGAGTCGCTGATCCCCGCCGAATGCAGCGCCGAAAGATAGCCGGCGAGTCGTTCCACGTGGCTGCTGGTGGGTGATCCAGTCAGAAATGCAATCCGTTTACGCCCCAGCTCCAGCAAGTGACGCGTGAGCAGACGTCCCCCCTCGAAGTCGTGAAAGCTCACCAAATCGTGCTCGAGCGGGCGATCTTCGCCACGCAGGTTCCGTTCGATCAGCACGACCGGAAGCCCCAGCTCATCGCAGGTGGCGATCAACGTCTCATCGAGTCGCATCGCCTCATCGCTAACGCGCGAAGGGAGCAGAAAAATTCCTTTGGCCCCCTGCTCTTTCGCGGCGAGAACCCCCGCGCGAATCTTTTCAGCGCTCGCCTCGGGTGCCATCCGCAAACTATCGAAATCAAACGTCACACTCTGCTCGCGGGCCAGCTTGCGGAATCCCTCTGCTGTCAACTCAGCCGCCGCATGCTGATGCGGCCCTGGCGAAACGTGCAAGCAAACCGCCATCCGCTCGGCTACGGCGTTTGACCTCGATCCATCGCTCCCCGTCATTTCACTCTGGCCACCCAGTTCATTGCGAAACAACTGCAGGGCTCGCGAGGCAGTGACACTCGAAACCCCAAACTGACTCGCCACCTTCCGCACGCTCGGAGCAGGATCGCTCGCCGTGGCCCGGCGCGATCGCACTAAAAGTTGCTCAGCAATCTGCACGTACATCGGTCGCGTATCGGTCGTCATGGGACTGGCCTGCACAAAGTGAGTTACATGCTAGTCGTCTAGCACATGAATTGTATAGCACGGAGCCATTTCGCATGCAATACGCTGAAAACCAAGCTTTCCACTCTATTAAATTCTAGTAAATACTGCTGTTTGCTTCGATTTTACTTGTTGACTCACCCTGCTCGATCTGTAGAGTACATCACAGCCGAGCAACACGGCCGTACCATACGAAACACTATGTGTATAGCACACAATAGTAATGTCTTCAAGCCAATCACTCGAGGCTACTATGCTCTCCAGGCCGATCCGCTCAGCACGCCGCCACCGTCTCTGCGGGTTTACGCTCGTGGAACTCCTGGTGGTGATCGCCATCATCGGCATCCTGGTCGGACTCCTGCTGCCAGCGGTTCAGATGGCCCGCGACGCTGCCCGGCGCTCGCAAAGCCAAAACAACCTCAAGCAAATCTGCCTCGCCACCCAAAACTTCGAACTGGCTCGGCGTTTCTACCCACCGGGCTTCGTCTGGAGCAACAGTCACTACAACTCCCCAGGCTTTACCGACGGCTCTCTCTTCCTACAGATCCTGCCGTATGTCGAAGAGGTGAATCGCCTACAGAAGGCGGAAGATAACAACAGTGCTTTCTACGCCATCACGTACGAAAGCCTTCCGCCGAAGGTGATGATGAACCCTTGCGATCCAACGCTCCCTAGCAATGGCTCGCAGTACCACCCCGGCACAAAGATCAACTATGCCGTTGGCTGCTATGCCGCCAATGCCCAGGTGTTTGGCTGCATCACGAAGAACAACGCCAATAGAGCGTTCCCGGCGACCGTGCGAACGCATGTTCCTGCTTACGTGCTCGACGGACTTTCAAACACCATCGGATTCGCCGAGAAGCAGTCGATTTTGCGGAGCACCACCAGCTATAGCGAAGTGACCTATTTCGCTTACTCCAACACCAACTATGTCGGTCACATACCTGTCTTCGCGATGAAGCAGTCCGACATCATCACCCCGATTCGCTACGCCGGTTCGGGCAGTCTCGCGGTCCCCGCGAACGCCGTGGGACCTGAGTCAAAGTTTCAAATCACTCCGAAAGTGAGTGGCACCGTGAATCTTGCTGATTGGCAGCGGTGCCACGCCCCACGTTCTTCCGGCATCATGGTCGCACTGCTGGATGGCAGTGTCCGCATGGTCAGCAGCAGTGTGGATAAGAACGTCTGG
This window of the Pirellula staleyi DSM 6068 genome carries:
- the gcvH gene encoding glycine cleavage system protein GcvH; this encodes MKPEELLYAESHEWVHVADVDGRKVGTIGITAFAVHQLTDLVHMVLPKVGAKVSAGKEFGEVESVKAVSSLYSPVDGEVIEVNAPLVGKLETLSTDPYTAGWMIKVALSGAVPAGKLMDLAAYEKQCAAEG
- the gcvT gene encoding glycine cleavage system aminomethyltransferase GcvT, giving the protein MTASLRQTPLHDWHVARGGRMVDFAGWSMPVQYGSIVEEHNTVRNKAGLFDVSHMGRLRVEGPGALAYLDSLVTRKVAGMGPGKIRYGLVCNEAGGILDDILVYHLQQHGGGLYALVVVNASNRDKIVSHFQAHLPASGDVTLDDRTLETAMIAVQGPKALAVVEPLVGVDVGGLSYYTGTETTICGKPGIVSRTGYTGEDGCEVILPAEAAKDFCDKCLEHGVSVGAAPAGLGARDTLRLEAAMPLYGHELSESLDPLQAGLDFAVTLEGREFLGRQAILNRRADKERPVRVGLELAGRRAAREHYAVYSGDKRVGEVTSGAFAPTVQKAIAMAYVEPQLAAVGTELAVDIRGTMETARVVSLPFYKRPKTS
- a CDS encoding zinc ABC transporter substrate-binding protein, with product MIRVMGSAAHPLVSFVSLAILLLALTAGCEKSASSSISAIPPADSIDFTFRRKSAPQPIKIVCTTGMVADLVRNVGGDEVEVTQLMGAGVDPHLYKASPGDVAKLSSADMVFFSGWHLEGKMSEFLARLSASRPSVAVAEGIKSEKLLSDEQGLHDPHLWFDVQLWSLAAARVKEALARFDPERAEGYEQRLADYQKRLEELDQYAREKLATIPPQYRVMVTAHDAFRYFGRAYDLEVRGIQGLSTDSEAGVRQINELVDFLVARKIKAVFVESSVSDQNMRSLLEGCAAQNHPVVIGGELYSDALGSEASGASTYEGMVRHNVDTIVKALE
- a CDS encoding metal ABC transporter ATP-binding protein, which translates into the protein MSPAKPPVLDIHDVTVAYHRKPVLWNVDLVMPEPQLAAIVGPNGAGKSTLIKAVLGLVPMAGGNVKVLGEDVSRVRQRIGYVPQRESVDWDFPVTVLDVVLMGTYGRLGWLRRPGNAEKSWARECLARVGLASLEQQQIGQLSGGQQQRVFLARALAQRADVYFMDEPMAGVDAATERIIFELLSELRREGRTIIAVHHDLRSVPRYFDYVVLLNVRKVASGPMKETFTDDNLRKTYGGRLAVLDAAAEAIESHEAQR
- a CDS encoding iron chelate uptake ABC transporter family permease subunit produces the protein MFYYNTIVVLAGVGLLGAGSGLVGALGVLRRRSLLGDALAHASLPGICLGFLVAGSRNIPLMMLGALASGVLGIVAIGALSRYTRIREDSSIGIVLSVFFGLGVVMSQMIRNHTQHGSTAGLESYILGKTAGMTRGDVYGILAIAIACVVLVVLLHKELKLVAFDADFAKSLGWPVYAIDLALMTLIALAVVVGLHAVGVVLIAAMLIMPGVSSRFWTDRFSTLLLLSGILGLFIGVIGTMISAEYQLMPAGPLIVLTGSTVFMFSLLFGTRRGLIARGIAAYRYQQHYARRQLLVKLFDFLEKTNFQSTEISLDDLAIASQSTARSIRQARDQMVVAGLANFTASKKFELTTDGLVAARDAARDERLWFEYLVVYPELSSQVDLSVSSIRDLVDDSIVVKLERSLKTAAIWPEIPSRLPTPVLEKNQDISSTTGRP
- a CDS encoding metal ABC transporter permease yields the protein MHDPANENRVTTAWSRNRSDAVWLMLYLTCAAIVAALASYRTIDDTNRLLALRTMAIGVCCGASCALVGCYLVLRKMSLLGDAISHSVLPGIAIAYFLTGQVTGWPLLAGAMVVGVLTSFLTQTIHWIGRVAEDASMGVVYTTLFAVGVIMMQTWAPRAHLDADCVLYGQIDYAAADLASLAGYDIPRSLSLLVPVLGVVLLLVVILWKQLKVTAFDPAHATAMGIPTAAIHYILMAAVAVVCVASFESVGSILVVAMLIVPAATAQLIADRLVWMMVWATAISCVSAVLGTLVAFSLDTTVAGVIAVVSGLQFAIAVFIAPRQGLASKWLRNLSLAIRIRTEDFLAKLYRHEETPLTSPMATTTSLLDHIAVYVAWRRDLIARGARGVWKLTDSGLESAQRVVRAHRLWEAYLDTHFDLPRDHLHEPAEYMEHYLSEPLQQEIDAELAGRSIDPHGKQIPALAPRKPAESASEIRDNQKR
- a CDS encoding substrate-binding domain-containing protein yields the protein MTTDTRPMYVQIAEQLLVRSRRATASDPAPSVRKVASQFGVSSVTASRALQLFRNELGGQSEMTGSDGSRSNAVAERMAVCLHVSPGPHQHAAAELTAEGFRKLAREQSVTFDFDSLRMAPEASAEKIRAGVLAAKEQGAKGIFLLPSRVSDEAMRLDETLIATCDELGLPVVLIERNLRGEDRPLEHDLVSFHDFEGGRLLTRHLLELGRKRIAFLTGSPTSSHVERLAGYLSALHSAGISDSLVIGQSTAKTVGATYTDFTDQLIAWKADSVICFHEHAAIGVVMELLRRGKSVPTDTAVAAFYSLGLGESFSIGITAYTYPAKTVAARALDVMRWRRKSVGAPPMKVVVPGELIARSSTVSEPLIG
- a CDS encoding DUF1559 domain-containing protein, yielding MLSRPIRSARRHRLCGFTLVELLVVIAIIGILVGLLLPAVQMARDAARRSQSQNNLKQICLATQNFELARRFYPPGFVWSNSHYNSPGFTDGSLFLQILPYVEEVNRLQKAEDNNSAFYAITYESLPPKVMMNPCDPTLPSNGSQYHPGTKINYAVGCYAANAQVFGCITKNNANRAFPATVRTHVPAYVLDGLSNTIGFAEKQSILRSTTSYSEVTYFAYSNTNYVGHIPVFAMKQSDIITPIRYAGSGSLAVPANAVGPESKFQITPKVSGTVNLADWQRCHAPRSSGIMVALLDGSVRMVSSSVDKNVWWGAVTPQGKEILASNW